A portion of the Juglans microcarpa x Juglans regia isolate MS1-56 chromosome 1D, Jm3101_v1.0, whole genome shotgun sequence genome contains these proteins:
- the LOC121240891 gene encoding cold and drought-regulated protein CORA-like, which translates to MSDLQVILYQPPHVEGHLRSPSSGGRHHGHGGGHHHEEHGHDGVGLCHVGGHHVGLGPHAGHRGRGHHGGHGHGPGKFGKMFRYRNHHHHPPYAVQGHHGGHCQGGGANPHMICGHQIGRHGHGRSHVHGPFGRGHHGGLNLGGRGHRGGHGHGHQMRGHHPHCHGGEQHHRHPN; encoded by the coding sequence ATGTCTGATCTCCAGGTAATTCTATATCAGCCACCTCATGTTGAGGGACATCTCCGCAGCCCCTCTAGTGGCGGAAGACATCACGGTCATGGTGGAGGGCATCATCATGAAGAACATGGTCACGACGGAGTAGGCCTTTGTCATGTTGGTGGACATCATGTTGGGCTTGGTCCTCATGCAGGTCATCGCGGAAGGGGACATCATGGTGGGCATGGTCATGGACCtggaaagtttggaaaaatgttTCGCTACagaaatcatcatcatcatccaccCTACGCTGTTCAGGGACACCACGGCGGCCACTGTCAAGGCGGAGGGGCGAATCCCCATATGATATGCGGACATCAGATAGGGCGGCATGGGCATGGACGTAGTCATGTTCACGGTCCTTTTGGAAGGGGGCATCACGGAGGGCTTAACCTTGGAGGCCGAGGACATCGTGGTGGGCATGGGCATGGTCATCAAATGAGAGGACATCACCCACACTGCCATGGCGGGGAACAACATCATCGTCATCCAAACTAG